In Rhipicephalus sanguineus isolate Rsan-2018 unplaced genomic scaffold, BIME_Rsan_1.4 Seq656, whole genome shotgun sequence, a genomic segment contains:
- the LOC119378011 gene encoding gametocyte-specific factor 1 homolog, whose amino-acid sequence MATYRTFDDGLVSCPLRPDHKVKRSRLSLHVSKCQAGDRRRLVKPCPFNSEHDAPDHGHEYYMHLMTCPDRSSSFPSASSRDCYDPPYEVPFAGGARPLVPEPKEKWDLESGPTSDPYKPAVPPIFRPVHGLKRSERRRFYKSLLEEVQRTAAPGPTTRTKSNTPDFEKRDTGSSSDEEEQWD is encoded by the coding sequence ATGGCCACATACAGGACATTTGACGATGGACTAGTAAGCTGCCCTCTCAGACCGGACCACAAGGTGAAGAGGAGTCGACTGAGCCTTCATGTCTCAAAATGTCAAGCTGGCGACAGGCGGCGCCTCGTGAAGCCTTGCCCGTTCAACTCGGAGCACGACGCGCCCGACCACGGCCACGAATACTACATGCACCTGATGACCTGTCCGGACCGGTCATCTAGCTTCCCGAGCGCGTCGAGCAGGGACTGCTACGACCCTCCTTATGAGGTTCCCTTCGCAGGAGGAGCGCGGCCCCTTGTTCCTGAGCCTAAGGAGAAGTGGGACTTGGAGTCCGGTCCTACAAGCGATCCCTACAAGCCGGCCGTGCCGCCGATCTTCCGCCCAGTCCATGGACTGAAACGTTCTGAACGGCGGCGGTTCTACAAATCGCTTCTTGAAGAAGTACAAAGGACAGCTGCACCGGGGCCTACAACCAGGACGAAGTCCAACACGCCGGATTTCGAAAAGAGGGACACAGGCAGCAGCTCCGATGAGGAGGAACAATGGGATTAG